In a genomic window of bacterium:
- the truA gene encoding tRNA pseudouridine(38-40) synthase TruA → MLNYSFTISYDGSCFSGWQIQPDRRTVQGEIEKCLTQLFDIPVTITGAGRTDAGVHAMAQVANTKLPDRFECEDLRYRMNRMLAADIAIKGISVVADGFSARFSAKSKVYEYRIIFSKEPIARNFTLQLDYKPDIVKLNELAGCILGIHDFSPFAVKKSIPDNPKCEIFGAVWSEREGLFQFSIEGNRFLHQMVRALVGAMIDCERGRFPDKIFAEMIDIGEKLAAFKVAPPHALFMHEVKY, encoded by the coding sequence ATGTTGAATTATAGCTTTACTATTTCATATGATGGCTCTTGTTTTAGTGGCTGGCAAATACAACCCGATAGGCGCACTGTTCAAGGCGAGATAGAAAAATGTCTCACACAACTTTTTGATATACCCGTTACGATTACAGGAGCAGGCAGAACAGACGCTGGTGTTCATGCTATGGCACAAGTGGCGAATACAAAACTGCCCGACAGGTTTGAATGTGAAGACCTTCGTTATCGAATGAACCGAATGCTCGCAGCTGATATTGCGATAAAGGGCATAAGTGTAGTGGCCGATGGTTTCTCTGCAAGATTTTCGGCGAAGAGCAAGGTTTATGAGTATCGAATTATCTTCAGTAAAGAACCTATTGCACGCAACTTCACTCTACAACTCGATTACAAGCCGGATATCGTTAAATTGAACGAACTTGCTGGGTGTATTTTAGGCATACACGATTTTTCGCCTTTCGCAGTTAAGAAATCTATTCCCGATAATCCTAAATGTGAGATATTTGGTGCGGTGTGGAGCGAAAGAGAGGGCCTGTTTCAGTTTTCTATTGAGGGCAACCGCTTTTTACATCAGATGGTTCGCGCGCTCGTTGGTGCGATGATAGACTGTGAACGCGGACGCTTTCCAGATAAGATTTTCGCGGAAATGATCGATATAGGGGAAAAGTTAGCTGCATTCAAAGTAGCGCCACCGCACGCGCTTTTCATGCATGAAGTTAAATATTAA
- a CDS encoding DUF1844 domain-containing protein yields MSDERIKSTESGMLFYDLLILLRELVRNQLGYSADPETGEAKKDINSARHLVDIIGVLQEKTDGNLSKQEKLVMENLLTELRMACVRASESE; encoded by the coding sequence ATGAGCGACGAAAGAATCAAATCAACGGAATCGGGAATGCTATTTTATGATCTTTTGATTCTTCTTAGAGAGCTTGTTCGAAACCAGCTTGGATACTCGGCCGATCCAGAAACCGGCGAAGCGAAAAAAGACATCAATTCTGCTAGACATCTGGTGGACATCATTGGTGTTCTACAAGAGAAAACCGATGGAAATCTCTCCAAACAGGAAAAACTTGTCATGGAAAATTTACTTACTGAGCTGAGAATGGCGTGTGTCCGTGCCTCAGAGAGCGAATAG
- a CDS encoding protein-L-isoaspartate(D-aspartate) O-methyltransferase has translation MTRERKSMVERTIVARGISDRAVISAMLKVPRHKFVPKALRKEAYEDCPLPIGYNQTISQPYIVALMVELAHIDRNSKVLEIGTGSAYQAAVLAEIADQVYTIEIVKELMLLSVEKISALDYENVHLRLGDGASGWLEEAPFSAIIVSAAPKKIPEAMIEQLAVYGKLVVPVGKHDQILKVITRTEHGIEVDDSIPVRFVPMTGEIFDE, from the coding sequence ATGACACGCGAACGTAAATCGATGGTAGAACGAACTATCGTGGCAAGAGGGATAAGCGATAGAGCGGTCATCTCGGCAATGTTAAAAGTTCCGAGGCATAAGTTTGTGCCTAAGGCCTTGCGAAAAGAGGCCTACGAGGATTGTCCCTTGCCAATCGGTTATAATCAAACGATAAGTCAACCTTATATCGTAGCCTTGATGGTAGAGTTAGCCCATATAGATCGAAACAGCAAGGTTCTCGAGATAGGAACTGGAAGTGCATATCAGGCGGCGGTTTTAGCCGAGATAGCAGATCAGGTTTACACTATTGAAATAGTTAAAGAGCTTATGCTGTTATCTGTCGAGAAAATAAGCGCTTTAGATTATGAGAATGTTCATTTGCGTCTTGGTGATGGCGCCAGCGGATGGCTGGAAGAAGCGCCATTCTCTGCGATTATCGTTTCTGCGGCACCGAAGAAGATACCTGAGGCCATGATCGAACAACTAGCTGTTTATGGGAAACTGGTCGTTCCAGTCGGTAAACATGACCAGATTCTGAAAGTCATTACTCGAACAGAGCACGGTATTGAGGTCGATGATAGTATTCCTGTGCGTTTTGTCCCTATGACCGGGGAGATTTTCGACGAATGA